From Epinephelus fuscoguttatus linkage group LG17, E.fuscoguttatus.final_Chr_v1:
GGTACCTCTACTCTTATTGATACTCCTTTTTAGTTTAGCTCTTAGTCAATACTCTtaactcttcttcttcattgctttgtcaaaatacattatttaaaaaagaatgaaCTTAGAACAGGATTAATTGAGTGTTTAAATATAACTAAATGTTTTTAGAACAGCAACAGTGATGTTTCAAGTCACTAAACTCAATATCTCACTagaaacaaatgtaaaatgtcaataGAATAAATAACATTCAAGACATCACAAACTAAGCTAAacagcctacatacagacagctgttgttcaagcttgttttgtttgctaTTAGCCGAGTTTGTGCGCTGTGCTGGtgtaaaacacagcaacagtggATGGGAGACTTGAAATAtcgctgtctacatgtttacacgTCTCTGCTTGTTGAACAGGCGTATTAATAAAGAACTGGCTTTTTACTTGtgaaggttttattgcacttacagtAATGAGCGTAAAACTCATCAACTTCAGTAATCTTCCAGTTATTGTtaattttgtctgtctgctctggTTTTGATGACTTCAATCCATGTCGTGTGTTTGTCCGTGTTGTGGAGGAGCCCCGAcgcagagcagagaagaagctGTAGCTTGATAACAATGCACACCAAGAAGAACCAATAATGTTGTATTGTGCCAATACTACTGTCTTTAAAAAGTTTAGCCCCGGGGCCTGTTTTATACCGGGCTTCAGTTACCCATCCCTAACCATTACCTTCTTGTTGTGAATTTGTAAATTGCTTTATGCTTTTTAATcctcattttctttcattttatcattttatcttctTAGCAGGATGGCCATTGCTCTACCCAGCTTTATTGTTGCTGAGGTGCTAGAAGCATCAATGAGTCCAAGCTGATAGAAGAGAGAGGTTTCACTTTTTGAGCTTTTGGTCTATCACACCTTTATGTATTCTCTGGTAAAGGTCTGATAGACTGAAAgttcaaaataaagtaaaatgatGCATAGCTCCAAATTTGTGAAACTCTCttattgttattttatcttTTGAAATGGtttgtaaatgatattttgtcaAACCCAAGTTGAAATTTTAGTAAATCGGAGGTCAATGTTAGGTTTTATTGAACTTCCATCAACTGTCAGTAGCTAATTAAGTTGATATTGTGTGGGCTAATATAACCTTGAGGTTTTCTACAGAATACAGTCAGATGATATTCGGTGCAATCATAGCTGAGTCAAAAAAAATGCGTGGGCACTAACCTTGATTACTTGTCTCTTtctaagctaaaaaaaaaattgcagtgtaTTTATAAAACGACTGAACTCAGCTGATCTTAAGAACCAAATCTTTTTATCATGAAGTCTCTTTTATCCTTTAATCATTCTGTATCTTTTGATCTTGGAAACGAATCTCTACCTTTTTATGGACTTTGTAACACTGAGGATTGTTACGATGGCTTATGGATTTGTTTCCTTTGATAAGATGTGCACTGCAGTAACAATGCATTTTCTCGTAAAAGTTTTATTGTGATGTCCAGGTTTTGTCTACTCCCCGTCGTATCTGTGTATGATATTTATCTCTCCTTCCTGAGCCTCTCAGGTATCCATTAATTACAGCTGAAGAACTGTATTGAAGATTTTTGACCAATAGTGGTcctttattgtttcttttcattGAAGTAAGTAGTTTTGAACATAGAAGATGTATGTTGTTATGTATGTTTGGGTTTTCATTTCTGCAACAGCCTTTCCTTTAGCATCACCAGACAAACTTCGGGTGGATTTAGAAACACATGGTTTCCACGGCTGGGTTTAATGTGGTTTTTTCCCCTTTATTCTAAAGCCACTGCAGCACCAGTGCCTGAAgtcatactttaaaaaaaacaataaagcacAAAATTTTAGGAAAAGAGGCTAAaggtgcgttcacaccaaatgcgatggacgcgatgaacgccacaagtttccattccaaataaatgtaaatgacgCAATGACACGCGATGTCGCTCCGGGCGACGCGTTTCAGGCGATAAGAGCGACGCGATGAAGCGACGACGCGTCCATCGCCTCATCGCGTGTGTCACTTGAAGTTAaaaaatttgaacttttcaagcgacatcgcgtgacgctgtgccgcgacATCCAATCAGCGTTGATATCCAACCACGTCACCGACGTAGTTACGTCAGACGCACATTTcaaaaaatggaggaaaaaatcATTGTGGCTGTGTGTGGGTACACCGTGTTATATGACTCAACGTCACCTTTTTACTGGGACCGCAACAGAAAGGAAATGGCCTGGAAGAAGGTCAGCGAGGAGGTGCAGCTTCCTGGTAAGTTGTGAATATTTAGCTTGTTTACAACTATCAGATCATGTGAGTAGCCATGGAGCATGTTAGCAACGGTTAGCACTAGCATGAATTCACATTGCAGCAGACTGCCAGGCTATGTTACgtttgttgatttgtttatgcATTGTCAGTGGACGTATGTCGGAGGAAATGGAAAAGCCTCCGGGATACTGACCtcagggagaggaagaaagagggagagaaaaggagtgGGTCAGCAGCTGGGCAGGTGAAGAAGTGGAAGTACTCTGCGGTCCTGTCTTTCCTCGACCCCTTCATTACACCCCGGGAAACGAGCAGCAATATGGCTCCGGGGGTCGAGGAAGACGGGGCCGCAGAGGAAAGCATGGTGTTGGAGGGAAATGACAGAGAAGATGAGGCAGCAGCAGGGCCATCATCAGTCGAGATTGAGCACCAAGGTTGGTTGACTAGTATATGACACACATATAAAACACTGTATTTTCCCCCAATATCTTATAACCCTGGAGGATTAGAAGACACCTTGCATTCATTTTAGAGTAGGAGATGTTATAAATTGGTAAGATACTTGAAAATTATATTGTGGTTTTCACAAATATGTATAGCAAAATGTTGAACACTATGTCATAAACTGGAATGATCTAAATCATTCacgttttaaataaaaatacagtaagtTATGTATGTCACAACTACAGATCAGTCCTCAGATGAGCAGAGTGACAGTGCTCCTCCTGCCACTCCTGACCCTCCTGCTGATGGCCcttctgctgctgccagaggcCCTGCTGCTGGCTCCTCCTCAGGACAAGGCAGATCTGCCAACAATATGTATATAATATGAGCAGAATCAAGTTTAGACTTTTTGATTcctatgtttgtgttttcacaagTAATGTTTTTCAATTTACAGTTGGCTGGAGGTCCCGGAAGAGAGCCAGGGAGAGGGACGAGGACAGGAGGATGAGGATAGAGGAGCTCCTCATCCATTCTCTTGAGAGACAGCAGGcgccacctccacctccaccagtgtGTGAGGATGCGCAGTTCCTCAACAGCCTGCTTCCTTCCCTGAAGAGGTTGCCACCAACACAAAAAGAATATGTAAAATTTCAAATTCACAAAATTATTTTCGAAGTGGGCACATACACTCTCAATCTGGAACCTATAGCTGATTAGCTAATTGGGTGACAACCTCTTCAGGGAAGGAaccaggcttgtgtgtgtgtgtgtgtgtgtgtgtgtgtgtgtgtatattctTCAGGGAAGGAACCAGGCTTGTGTGTATATAAGTAATCATCttgtatgttgtatgttgtataaTAAACTCCCGGCAGGACATGGCCGAAACACCTCCTATAATAACAAATTATTATCTCATATAGAAGATATGGCATGCATTGGTTAAGTAAAGTTTTTTTATAATTACGAAAATATAGtttattacaacaacaaaaatgggactgaaaaataatatttcGATATTGCAGGACTTTTGCTCTATTAGAATGTtgggtggctcttaaaagagccgttTTGGGGTGCTTGTGCACTAGACGTTCTCTTGCCAGGGGACTTTTCCTTCACTGGTGAAGTAGGAAGTGAAGGTCTCCCGCACCCTGATGGCCTCTCTTGCTGCATTGTTGGATGCAAGTCTTCCCAGCCCTGGCAGAGGCTCCACCTCACCACCTGGGACGCTGCCCAccacagcagctgctggagtTGTCCGTCGCAGGAAGTTGTGGAGAAGACAGGTTGCCTTTACACACCTCTCTGCGACTTCTGGCTGGACCTCCACAGCACGCTGGTACATCCTCCACTGTGACGCCAGGATTCCAAAGGCGTTTTCAACAACCATCCGTGCTCTGGACAGACGGTAGTTGAAGATGCGACGCTCTCTGGGAAGAAGTCGCCCGGGGAATGGCCTCATCATGTTTCTGCGCAGAGGAAAGGCCTCATCCGCAACAAAAACGTGGCTGTGGTCCTCGGTCCTCAGCTCCTGGTAGGGGCAGGTCAGCAGGCAAATGGAGGGTGCCAGATCTCAGTGCTTGACCAAAGGCTGAGTTGGCCAGAATACCACCATCACTACTCCTCCCATAGCCTCCGACATCAATGACCCGGAACTGGTACTCAGCATCCACAACTGCCAAGAGAACTATAGAATAAGTTCCTTTGTAATTAAAGAACTGAGATCCAGAGTTTGCTGGGGCCTTTAGCACAACATGCTTCCCATCCACTGCTCCgcagcagagagggaagttCCACCACTCCTCAAACCTCCCAGCAATGGACCTCCACTCTTCTGTTGTGGGCACAGACATGAAGTCATCCACAAGGTAGTCCCATATAGCGCTGACCACATCTTCCACTATtctggagacagtggagacttCAACACGGAAGCTGTCCGCAATGGTCCTGAATGAGTCACCTGTGGCTAGATATCTGCAACACAAAAATAATGATATATTAACTTTTTTCCTATAGCAccatatgaaattaaaaattacaaacattagcaatatatttacatatatataagGACTTATATAATTTAGATAAGTAATTTATACATGAAAAActattattagtattagtattattatatGATAAAAAATTAGAAAGGGTAGGACTCAGTTTATACTTTTTGAACAGACAGAAATCActcatttcttttgtttccatATACTATCtatgttggttttttttctatAGGCTATATTTTGTTATTGTGGTTTGTTCATGTTTCCAGAaaattacaaagtgctttgaaaACAGAGAATACtaaaatcaaaccaaaaaaaattTCAACAGTTTCTTTAATTAGAAACACTGAGCACctgttacattgaatttattCTATGTATTTCGTTCATTttcataaagaaattataagCAACTAactggagacagatggacaggcgctccgcagccgagatggagcgcctgtagttggtgtccaggTGGGAGATCCTCGCACCGATAcgggccaacaggtcctcaaactgggccagcgtcagcctgaagtaccgctggaaACGACTGTCATCCAGACGCAGCTCTTGCAGGAGGTGATGATATTCACCCAGCTGTGTGCGTTTCTGGAGGATACTGTGAACCCAGACACAGCGGCGTTTGGGTCTCGGATCCAAATCAGATGTCCACAACAGATAAAGAGCAGCTACAGTAGTTAACTCAGCCATGGTTGACAAGAAAATAGCGGGAGGTGAAGAAAATTGCGGGAGGAGGGTTGCGAAATCGCGATTGAAGCGATGAAGCGATGatcaaaaaggtgacatttgtgaTCAAGCAACGCGATACTCGCGTTACGGGCGATGacatcgcgtccatcgcgtttggtgtgaacgcacagtaacTATGCTCGCTAACTTTTGGGCTAACCCCCTTCACTTCTATCAGCAGGTAGTAGGCTACAACTCTTGAGGAGTTGTAGCATTTATTCACTAATAGCTTAAACTGTTCACAAATCGCATTGCTGTGTTTAACTTCAAGTcggcacctcgtttatcgtccacagaacgaggctgcacgccgacattttcagaacataacaggctgcagtgagtctTTCTCCATGTGttaaaaaatagcaggtttgtgcatttagtccttctcaggcaagctcagggggtttagtgttgcagTAACCCACAGGAGCAACATGTTGctatgcttttttgtttttgttgagtgAGAATtacaatatatgcagttcacataacctggcTAAAACTTTTATATATAAAtgctgtgtgctaggtaccccaacagaagggtgaccaaaaatggggatagtatggaatggttccattggtaccatcctcaacttttcacagtggaaacggaaaaaaagtgtactgaactgtaccgtactgctcggtggaaataGGGCTATACTTTCTGACATGAATGTGTCCAAGTAGTGTTATGATACATAATTCAGCCTTGGTGGATGTGTGCACTCTATTGATTGTGTTTTACAGTACATATtgtatgttgctgtttttaatttctGAGATTACTTTTTTGGCAATAAGACATTAAATTTTCATTCTTCATGGACATGGACTGTAATTTAGTGGCATTTCACTTTGAAAATATCTGACATATGGAAGAAAGCATAAGATAAAGGAAAGTAATAATGGTCCATACCTtgccaaatatttttcttctaTTTAAATGACGCTGTGCAAATCAATTAAGCAAAATATTGAATTCTTACATTCCTACAATAACGCATATAGCGACCTGTCCTTGGCACATAGAAACCTAAAGCACCATATGATATAAATCCATAAAGAAGTGAAATTGAAAGCCATCACAAATACATTCCTGTGAGATGGGAGCATTTACAGTCTAATGAAGAGAACCCAACAGAACACTGTTTGATTAGTCGTTACAGTCAACCCTGTTACGAGTGTTCATCATGCCCCTAAATTGTCTTGTGTGGCTGCACCTCGTCCTGTTCCAAGGATAAGCTTCAGCACGCTGTTTGTACTGCTAAGCAGATCATATGACCATCTTTTAAGGAGCTGCATGATTTAATTGAGGAGTGAATGAAGGGTCAGTGCTCTCAGTGGTGTTTCAGAGGTTTTTGActggaatgaaatgaatgaattttattGTACAAGAATGTTAGACTTCAACAACATGCAAAAATTGCTGGTATTAGGCTGTCACTCATCTAAAAGTTTTGTTGGAGTTGCCATGATAAGTTCCTGTATTTGTTGAACTTTGTGACCACAGTAACTTTGATTGCTCAGGGACAATCATGCCAGGTAAACCCATGCGTCTCCCCACTTTGCACtgaattattttcatttgtaCAGAATATTagacagcaggcagacagataATGTTTTAGTAATGACATGTACATATAGTATATTTTTTTGGTCTTCCTCAACCCCCCTCAGGGTTTACAGACTGACAGATTGGGCAGTGAGAAAGGTATTTCTGTGCACTGTGGTTTTTagaatatattttgtttgtgcgGTAAAAAGGATTTGGATTTCCTCCCGATGTGTTAGACTTTCTGCCTGACACAGGAAATGGAGATCCCAAGTTTAGATGCTCTTTGATTCCTGCATTAGAAGACAATTCGCTGATCTCTAAATTTTATATGCTAAATTTGGTGGTATGACTATAACAATTCATACAACACAgggtttttttcagtgaaattaTTTCTAAATGGATGCAATCTAATTTACCTCAAGTCTTAGAATACACATTTAAGCTGTCTGAATTTGCAGTGCCACGGCCTCGAAAGGTACACTAAACATGAACTGTCAATTACTGCctgtaaataaaacattcaaactTGGCCCCTCCTCTCCACACTGCTTGTATGTACACTACAAGCTACTGTTCTATTTTAGGAACgttacatttgttgtaatggaaaagctGATATTTTGCAcgctaactaagctaaccacagcacctacctgtccaacagaaaacagaccAACTCTGTGTCGGTCTTTAACCCTATCCTCCCAAAAGTTAAAGCCAAGAGTCCTCACTTGAAATGATCTCCCATTTATACTATTTGACCTTATTACTAGATCTAGTCCAGATTGTTGTATTATGAGTATGCTTGGACACCTGCTGCAATGATATATCCCCTGGTGGGATGacaaagtttgatttgatttagtaCTTTTTATTAGGAATAAGCTTTGTCCGCTTAGTGTTTtgccttgctatatttgtgtaatttatttatgCACTGTGTCCACAATTTTTTTTAgcttactcttttttttttaaataaagtccCAAACTGACCTGCACACTGGTTTTATGGCCAGGGAGAACACACCCATAAATCTCCAGAACATagcaaaataataagaaaataagaaaatacagaggGCAGTGCTtttgcagataaacacacaatCGCACACTTTTAGTTGGCTACAAGAATATTTTTAGAAGATCCTGCATAGTATGCCTTGAATACTATTGCATCTATTCCTTCTTCCCCTGCTTACTCACTATGGCGTCTCTTCTCTGTTTATCATTTGTTTTTACTACCATGCAAACCTGTATGGTGTGAGTACATTCTACACATTTAACACCGCATCATATCATTTACTATTGTTTGTTGTATCTATTATACTTTTCTTACCATGTGTGTCTTTTTAGAGGATGTCAaacttttctgtttattttcacacataaaacacttgcttgtatttcatcattttgtgctcatttcattttaaaaaatttggTACACCAGGTTGTCATGAAGCCACTTTGtttagcagtgtgtgtgtgtgtgtgtgtgtgtgtgtgaggcccTTTTCATCTCAGAATATAGGACTGTGTGTCTGCTCCACTGGGTGCACGAGGTTCTGTAAAATGGCCTCATATTCCTCAGCTGTTAACACAACCATTTAGAACAGTCATCAGTCTTAATGAGTCCCACAAGATGGCTGACCGCTGTCGAACAGATTTGACCCTATGTTTACGAGCTGACGACAGACACAGTAGGCCAGAGCATTGCAGCATTTGGCAGCATCCCTCCAAAGGTGGACGTGTGGAAGACAGCTGAACAGACAAaagcaattttttttgtttttttcactttaaatgCCATCTTCTGGTGCTCAgtgcattttattcatttattttttgatcaTGTCACAAGTGTTTAAGCCCTTGAATTTAGAAGAAGTGTATCCATGATGAAGAAGTAATGCTTTATTTAGATAATCCAGCAGTGACACTCTTTGAGCTAACTAAAAACTTGCCAATTTGGTACAACTCCAACAGCTTTGTCAAACGGACCATATCCTGGACACTgattgcagtgtttcccatacattcactTATTTGTTGTGGCCCGCcacaattaaaaaatgtatttaatattttcGGAGCTGGACTGTTCTTCAGGAGTTCTGTTGGAATATATATctacttttcattttttcattgttcCACACTCTCGCAGCGCACAGTGTACTGTAGGCACAGGCAGAGCAGCGGAGCGCCAGGCACAGTGAAAGTGAGACTTAATCGTTCATTGTGCTGGCtctaaaagtttgcttttactctcctgctcctctgagctatcaatctgatctgatcagctctaaTTGGATCGGCTGGATTGAACTGAACTGctgttgatggaaaaaaaaacaacaactcaagAACAGGGGTGGCTGGCCAATAGAGGGCGATAGGGCGCCACCCCTCCTTgagccacaaaagaaaagaaagatgatgataataaatgtatgattatcatcatcattattgtcatatatacacacaatatattaattattctgatcattttcacttgaaacagctCGTCCTGCCTCTGCATATCCAATCAGAGGCAGTGTGAAGTCACGTTCCGGCCCTTTGGGGCGATATCAGCTGGGCTGGAAATTGCCCCGACTCACTCTCATAGACTTCcatgtaaaatgcttttttttctaaatgcaggcACTCCAATGCAATCTCTATGGGTTCCGGGAGGGCTTGCCCCAACGTGTTTTCGTCATACGTAAACCACCAAGtatcattcatgtgctccttggATGGTCCGATTTCCCAAGTTGGGAAGTCGTTCTtacttcattgtgtgttcatgagcgtTTAAGTCCTAATGTGGAGACAACATGGACATTACAAAGAagatatgttgtattttatcactcaaaatgtttaaaaaacacgtCGTCAActgtttccactgaaatattgctttacaGTCGGAAACTCATTTTTCCGATTATTCCGACATCACATGAGGCAGCGCCACTGCGCAGTGGTCACATCCAAGATCAATATGACTAacgtttccagctgatccaagaagCTTTTTAACCATATAGGTTATAAAGTAACGAcacatagtgcgtccaaattcacacgcgttcttctctatggatatTCTCCACGACCATTAGCGAGAAGCcgcgcatatcacgtgaaacagcggaaccggAGCGCAGGACCGGAGCTTTCCAGTGATCActcacatcattgtgctgtcatcccatcacgctataaactcacctttgcgcacccagacaactgcagcctaattatgcatgctgacagagccatagtcaccatatacattgagggggacacgttccccaatgcccaaaatgtccccccattatataactgaaactgaaaaacaacaacaaaaaacattcaggtcaggtcaaagagcagTGATACTATGTGATGTGCATTGTATTAAGTTGTAGGGTATGCCTGCATTTAATCAGAACACAAAATGAATTTCCACTtagctataataaaatgttttctgattaagactgacaatgactcagtgaataccttactcagttttatttgattaatggtaaaacaggtctctgtttacattcaaaGGTATTTATGTGGGCAAACTGATCACTGACCACAGTggattgttcagtcattgtagaGCCAGattaattcaaatttacccATTGAACGGGTCACCTCAGCAATCATCACAACAATTGCCCCCCCTGAGAAATTTGGCAGGAGCCGCCACTGCTCAAGAAGAGTTCCACTTGCATTGCATTGACAGACCTGCAAAAAAATCAGAatttagagaggggacacagactgatacacagagacaaacaggcaagaggaaagaaaatgtcagcttgtttattatttatttatttattaatttttttttttttttgagggaaCCAACATGATGTTTACTTCCATGGCTGGCCTAAAAATAAACATCGTCCCTGCACCACTCTGTTGATCACTGATCAAGATTTTCAACAGTTTCTCTTACAACATGAAAGGCTCTCAGTGGAATTTCCGGCCTCTACCAGCACTATGGAGGTTTTTTCTTCTTGAGTGGGTCcctgttttgtttactttgtgCACACGCACAAAGATGCACACGCAAGCATGCATGCTGTTGACTCAATACACAGTCCTGCCAATGGTTTCATGCTATTCCACCTATCTACAGGTGGCTATAATACACCAAGATACACTGTATGCAAAGGCAGAGAAGAAGGAGACTGCTAGCAagcaaacatggatgtaaacagtgCTGGATTTAAAATACCTTAAAAATCAGCTTTGCAAATA
This genomic window contains:
- the LOC125904380 gene encoding uncharacterized protein LOC125904380 yields the protein MSSPFEDLLARIGARISHLDTNYRRSISAAERLSICLQYLATGDSFRTIADSFRVEVSTVSRIVEDVVSAIWDYLVDDFMSVPTTEEWRSIAGRFEEWWNFPLCCGAVDGKHVVLKAPANSGSQFFNYKGTYSIVLLAVVDAEYQFRVIDVGGYGRSSDGGILANSAFGQALRSGTLHLPADLPLPGAEDRGPQPRFCCG